The Pygocentrus nattereri isolate fPygNat1 chromosome 2, fPygNat1.pri, whole genome shotgun sequence genome has a window encoding:
- the si:dkey-111f13.5 gene encoding trichohyalin, whose translation MSTPARITLSGTRRSGLSPLKRMVSRTTLTTQRVLHTDVLGEKLCSQLPASSSSTMDIVCTSVPDSSTAWLPSVEMAQPDYPWVEEFQQWAEEEKEKALKLQEECLRAQFQEALQARERLEAEVIQGQQAKLQVQLEAHCAGLREQMKEEKKLEVQEVCRRLKEEMKKEAAMEREKEMRVIHEQMEERVREHVLMAEQHVREECEKEARRENQNLQDRHMKEISQLQDRLQQLQDSLVRVCRERMQYETELKKVQASYRQFIDLTDSSLHSDYLLRLRRLGREPGLMETSTQTDDVGHKPSIP comes from the exons ATGTCTACCCCAGCTAGAATAACCCTGAGTGGGACCAGAAGGTCAGGCCTGAgtcctctgaaaagaatggtCAGCAGAACAACTCTGACCACTCAGAGGGTCCTCCATACAGACGTTCTGG GAGAGAAGCTTTGCTCTCAGTTGCCtgcttcctcctcctccaccatggATATTGTCTGCACATCAGTTCCGGACTCTTCCACAGCATGGCTGCCTTCGGTGGAGATGGCACAGCCCGATTACCCCTGGGTGGAGGAGTTTCAGCAGTGggctgaagaagaaaaagagaaggccCTAAAGCTCCAGGAAGAG TGTCTGAGAGCCCAGTTCCAGGAGGCTCTGCAGGCCAGGGAGAGGCTGGAGGCAGAGGTGATCCAGGGTCAACAGGCAAAGCTGCAGGTTCAGCTCGAGGCTCACTGTGCTGGCCTAAGGGAGCAGATGAAGGAGGAAAAGAAGCTGGAGGTGCAAGAGGTCTGCAGGAGGCTGAAGGAGGAGATGAAGAAGGAGGCAGCGATGGAGAGGGAAAAGGAGATGAGGGTCATACATGAACAGATGGAG GAGCGTGTGAGGGAGCATGTATTGATGGCTGAGCAGCATGTGAGGGAGGAGTGTGAAAAGGAGGCTCGGAGAGAGAACCAGAACCTGCAAGACAGACATATGAAGGAAATATCTCAACTTCAGGACAG GCTGCAGCAGCTGCAGGACAGTCTGGTGCGGGTCTGCAGGGAGCGGATGCAGTACGAGACGGAGCTTAAG AAGGTACAGGCCAGTTACAGACAGTTTATTGATCTGACTGACTCCTCCCTCCACTCTGATTACCTGTTAAGGCTTCGTCGCCTGGGCAGAGAACCGGGCCTCATGGAGACCTCCACCCAGACTGACGATGTCGGCCACAAACCCTCCATACCCTGA
- the wrap53 gene encoding telomerase Cajal body protein 1: MSDPGPSSEGGGLGSTGQEAEADGEPPQEGPRNSPCCEGQQKMEEQDEAPAAKQPRLGEGVGLDLGFSRTATEAALDVGGSQDIVLITDKVCSHPEDNGKTAGESEKGEEEEESFQNGGENKETMGQTEGGEDKTGVELENTGPEDTACQPQYLGLDFSQNPQMLTGSWAEYTHCPENYLKGCKWAPDGSCIVSNSADNVLRVYNLPPELYSGSWDLLSEMSPVLRMTEGDTIYDYCWFPKMSSLGPDTCFIASSSRDNPVHIWDAFYGDLRATFRPYNHLDELTAAHSLCFSPDGSQLYCGFEKTVRVFYTERPGRDCEERPTVVKKHGQSGIISCLAFSPSQAVYVCGSYSRTVGLYSCEDGSLLALLPQRHHGGVTHLLFSPDGYHLYTGGRKDPEILCWDLRDPGRVLFSLPRTINTNQRIYFDLDPSGRYLVSGDTEGMMSVWDTLTAPPDGNEAELQPFLQFQAHRDCTNGISIHPFMPLVASCSGQRQFPWPTESDDSGSEEDRVISSNGIREDNALVLWWAGPLGSSSEESKQ; this comes from the exons ATGTCAGATCCAGGGCCCAGTTCTGAAGGGGGAGGTTTGGGAAGTACAGGGCAGGAGGCAGAAGCTGATGGAGAGCCTCCTCAAGAAGGTCCCCGGAATTCACCCTGCTGTGAAGGTCAGCAGAAAATGGAGGAACAGGACGAAGCGCCTGCTGCCAAGCAGCCGCGCCTTGGTGAAGGAGTGGGTTTGGACCTTGGCTTTTCTAGGACAGCCACAGAAGCAGCGTTGGATGTTGGTGGAAGTCAAGACATTGTTTTGATCACAGACAAAG TTTGCAGTCATCCAGAGGACAATGGAAAGACAGCAGGTGAATCAGaaaaaggagaggaggaggaagagagctTCCAGAATGGAGGTGAGAACAAAGAGACAATGGGACAAACTGAGGGAGGAGAGGATAAGACAGGAGTTGAGTTGGAAAACACCGGTCCAGAAGACACTGCCTGCCAGCCCCAGTA CCTTGGCCTAGATTTCAGTCAGAATCCCCAGATGTTGACTGGGTCCTGGGCAGAATACACTCACTGTCCTGAGAATTACCTCAAAGGTTGCAAATG ggctCCAGATGGTTCATGTATCGTCTCAAACAGTGCAGATAATGTGCTGCGTGTTTATAATCTCCCGCCTGAGCTCTACAGTGGCAGCTGGGACCTGCTGTCAGAAATG AGTCCTGTGCTGAGGATGACTGAGGGAGACACCATCTACGACTACTGCTGGTTTCCTAAGATGAGTTCCCTGGGCCCAGACACCTGTTT TATTGCCAGCAGTAGCCGTGACAACCCAGTCCACATATGGGATGCGTTCTACGGTGACCTTCGTGCAACATTTCGACCCTACAACCATCTGGACGAGCTGACGGCGGCCcactctctgtgtttctctccgGACGGCTCACAGCTCTATTGTGGTTTCGAGAAGACTGTCAGGGTGTTCTATACAGAGCGTCCAGGCAGAGACTGTGAGGAGAGACCCACTGTTG TTAAGAAGCATGGTCAGAGTGGTATTATCTCTTGTTTGGCGTTCAGTCCGTCTCAGGCGGTGTATGTATGTGGCTCGTATTCCCGCACGGTGGGGCTGTATTCGTGTGAAGATGGCTCGCTGCTTGCCCTTCTGCCCCAGCGCCACCACGGAGGAGTCACCCACCTGCTCTTCTCACCTGATGGCTATCATCTGTACACAGGTGGCCGCAAG GACCCAGAGATTCTCTGTTGGGATCTTAGAGATCCAGGTAGAGTTCTGTTTTCACTGcccagaaccataaacactaaCCAGCGCATCTACTTTGACCTGGACCC GTCTGGCAGGTACCTGGTGAGTGGTGACACAGAAGGGATGATGTCAGTGTGGGACACGCTTACAGCGCCTCCTGATGGCAATGAAGCAGAACTGCAGCCCTTCCTGCAGTTTCAGGCTCACAGGGATTGCACAAATGGGATCAG CATCCACCCTTTCATGCCTTTAGTGGCATCCTGCAGTGGGCAGCGTCAATTCCCCTGGCCCACTGAGAGCGATGACTCAGGCTCAGAGGAGGACAGGGTGATTTCATCAAACGGCATCAGAGAGGACAATGCACTCGTGCTGTGGTGGGCTGGACCGCTGGGCTCAAGCAGTGAAGAGAGCAAGCAGTAA